In Candidatus Planktophila sp., one genomic interval encodes:
- a CDS encoding multicopper oxidase family protein, with translation MNQISRRALLTGIVGAGLATGLAGCGVGETKKYLGASSVQFREDSLIKSGKVKAFDLTAQLNEIDLGGVNAKTWTYGDSFPGKIIRANVGDRITVNFNNKLPKPTSVHWHGLAIRNDMDGVPGLTTPEVSPDGKFKFDFTLPDSGTYWFHPHSGSQLDRGLYAPLIIDDPNEKVRYDQEWIVILDDWSDGVGKSPDEILASLLEGTGNSSGMGGMGGMDHAGGMDSGDVTYPLYLINGRPINDPEVFTSKPGQRIRIRIINAAADTIFNVAMSQHTMTVTHTDGFPVKGYPTASLQIGMGERYDVIVTLGRGVFAFVADAVGKSAIARALIRTSSGAAPTQLFKPAELNSKPLTSDMLQASEQAKLPSKKPDRTQDLILSGSMKPYRWSINGRTYDKTEALVVRLNEMGTLKIRNRTMMAHPMHLHGHTFQLGSAGGNGARKDTVLIPPMGGINVDFAATNPGNWMIHCHNAYHAEAGMMTRLEYIL, from the coding sequence ATGAATCAAATTAGCAGAAGAGCACTCCTCACTGGAATTGTTGGCGCTGGACTAGCCACTGGCCTTGCTGGCTGTGGCGTCGGGGAAACTAAAAAATATTTGGGAGCATCCTCAGTCCAATTTAGAGAAGACTCGCTCATCAAAAGCGGAAAAGTCAAAGCATTTGACTTAACGGCACAACTAAATGAAATTGACCTTGGTGGTGTAAATGCTAAAACATGGACATACGGGGATTCATTTCCTGGCAAAATAATTAGAGCCAATGTAGGCGACCGAATTACAGTAAATTTTAATAACAAGCTTCCGAAACCTACAAGTGTCCACTGGCATGGACTGGCCATTCGAAATGATATGGATGGCGTCCCCGGTTTAACAACTCCAGAGGTATCGCCGGATGGAAAATTCAAATTCGACTTTACACTTCCCGATTCAGGAACCTATTGGTTTCATCCTCATAGTGGTTCTCAACTAGATAGAGGGCTGTATGCCCCCCTCATCATCGATGACCCAAATGAAAAGGTGAGATACGATCAAGAGTGGATTGTGATTTTAGATGACTGGAGTGATGGAGTTGGAAAAAGCCCTGACGAAATTCTTGCATCTCTTTTAGAAGGGACTGGAAATTCCTCAGGTATGGGTGGTATGGGCGGTATGGACCATGCTGGTGGAATGGATTCTGGTGATGTTACTTATCCTCTGTATTTAATAAATGGAAGACCAATTAATGATCCAGAGGTCTTTACTTCTAAGCCCGGGCAACGCATTCGAATTCGAATAATTAACGCCGCTGCCGATACTATTTTTAACGTTGCGATGTCCCAACACACCATGACCGTAACTCATACCGATGGTTTTCCTGTAAAGGGTTACCCAACTGCCTCACTTCAAATCGGCATGGGAGAGCGTTATGACGTAATAGTTACTTTGGGAAGGGGAGTATTTGCTTTTGTCGCCGATGCCGTTGGTAAATCAGCTATTGCCAGAGCACTCATTCGAACTAGTAGTGGCGCCGCCCCTACACAACTATTTAAGCCTGCCGAACTAAATTCAAAGCCACTAACCTCCGATATGTTGCAGGCTAGCGAGCAAGCAAAACTTCCATCTAAAAAACCTGATCGAACACAGGACCTAATATTAAGTGGAAGTATGAAGCCTTATCGATGGAGCATAAATGGTCGCACCTATGACAAAACGGAGGCCTTAGTAGTTCGGCTTAATGAAATGGGAACTCTAAAGATTAGAAATCGAACTATGATGGCGCATCCCATGCATTTACACGGCCATACTTTCCAATTAGGTTCGGCCGGTGGCAATGGAGCTCGTAAGGACACTGTTTTGATTCCACCTATGGGTGGAATAAACGTCGATTTTGCCGCAACTAATCCGGGCAACTGGATGATTCACTGCCATAACGCTTATCACGCTGAGGCAGGAATGATGACACGTTTAGAGTACATCCTCTAA
- a CDS encoding response regulator transcription factor yields MSDALRVLVVDDEIELAAVVISYFEREGYLVDSAVDGPSAVEKARVGLPDLIILDLMLPGFDGIEVCRQVRTFSDAYILMLTAREEEIDKIVGFAVGADDYVVKPVSPRELIARSKAILRRPRAQGSVDAAESSSSEIYFGDITLDSNSRTVTCKNLLVDLTKTEFDLLEIMMESPKSVFSRRALLESVWGGEWYGEIHVVDVHIGHLRKKLVDAGASESAIRTIRGVGYGMDLG; encoded by the coding sequence GTGAGTGATGCCCTACGGGTTCTGGTAGTTGACGATGAAATCGAACTTGCAGCTGTCGTCATCAGTTATTTTGAGCGAGAAGGCTATCTAGTTGATAGTGCAGTAGATGGACCTAGTGCCGTAGAAAAAGCACGTGTTGGGCTACCGGATCTCATAATTTTGGATTTGATGTTGCCAGGCTTTGATGGCATTGAAGTGTGCCGACAGGTACGTACTTTTTCAGATGCATATATTCTCATGCTGACCGCTCGAGAAGAAGAGATAGATAAAATTGTCGGCTTTGCAGTTGGCGCTGATGATTATGTGGTGAAACCTGTTTCACCACGAGAATTAATTGCTCGCTCCAAGGCAATCCTGCGTAGACCGCGCGCACAGGGATCGGTTGATGCTGCGGAATCTTCTTCCAGTGAGATTTACTTCGGAGACATTACACTTGATTCAAATTCGCGTACCGTAACGTGCAAAAATCTTCTTGTCGATTTAACAAAAACCGAATTCGATCTCCTTGAAATTATGATGGAAAGTCCAAAATCTGTTTTCTCACGCCGCGCTCTGCTTGAATCGGTCTGGGGGGGCGAATGGTATGGTGAAATCCACGTTGTGGATGTCCATATTGGCCATCTGCGCAAGAAACTTGTCGATGCAGGGGCAAGTGAATCTGCAATTAGAACAATTCGTGGAGTTGGTTATGGAATGGATTTAGGGTGA
- a CDS encoding HAMP domain-containing sensor histidine kinase: MSASKKKSVMTQMLVGQSFLIIVNGLILVVTALAVAPSIFNEHLHDAGVVSANARTHVLEAYISSFNASLLIAAFSSIVISGGLAWYFMVRIVKPIKEVTDFAEILASGDLDAQAPIENSIPELNRLTEALAGMSVDLALSRQEQSRLLSDLAHELRTPISTVLAIVDGIEDSVIQPDARTWKTIRDQLERVNRLSHDVREVTQNSEKLLSTMSSAANPGDMARAAYAAWNPRIGRKGINFELEIEPDLPQIYVDPQRIGQVLSNLVENALRYTPIGGKIELTVVRTTDRVLFTVVDSGQGIEEHQLPHIFDRLYRGDAARHSGDSGSGLGLTIARSIAQSHGGELTAMSEGRDLGSTFTLSLPILTQIIS; encoded by the coding sequence GTGAGTGCCTCTAAAAAGAAGAGTGTCATGACTCAAATGTTGGTGGGACAATCTTTTCTTATTATCGTCAACGGCTTAATTCTTGTAGTTACCGCCCTCGCTGTTGCTCCCTCAATATTTAATGAGCACCTTCATGATGCTGGTGTGGTGTCGGCAAATGCACGTACGCATGTGTTGGAGGCCTATATCAGCTCCTTTAACGCATCCTTACTTATCGCCGCTTTTTCTTCAATAGTTATTTCGGGTGGATTAGCTTGGTATTTCATGGTGAGAATCGTTAAACCAATAAAGGAAGTGACCGATTTTGCTGAAATCTTGGCTTCAGGTGATTTAGATGCTCAAGCACCCATTGAAAACTCAATTCCCGAACTCAATCGTTTAACTGAAGCCTTGGCAGGAATGTCAGTAGATTTGGCGTTAAGCAGGCAAGAACAGTCACGACTGTTGAGTGATTTAGCGCATGAGTTGCGAACTCCGATATCCACTGTTCTCGCTATCGTCGATGGAATTGAAGATTCAGTAATACAGCCTGATGCGCGCACATGGAAAACGATTCGTGATCAACTGGAGAGAGTTAATAGGCTCTCACACGATGTTCGCGAAGTAACCCAAAATTCTGAGAAGCTCCTTAGCACAATGAGCAGCGCAGCTAATCCAGGCGATATGGCCAGGGCGGCATACGCGGCCTGGAATCCACGAATTGGACGAAAGGGAATCAATTTTGAGTTGGAAATAGAGCCGGATTTACCTCAAATATATGTTGATCCTCAAAGAATTGGGCAAGTGCTATCCAATCTTGTAGAAAATGCCCTGCGATACACGCCAATCGGAGGAAAAATTGAACTCACTGTAGTAAGAACTACTGACCGAGTTCTTTTTACCGTCGTTGATTCTGGACAGGGAATTGAAGAACATCAGTTGCCCCATATTTTCGATCGCCTCTATCGAGGCGATGCCGCTAGACACTCCGGTGACTCTGGATCAGGTTTAGGTTTAACAATTGCGCGAAGTATTGCCCAGAGCCATGGTGGCGAACTAACTGCGATGAGCGAAGGTCGTGATTTAGGGTCAACATTTACACTCTCATTGCCGATACTTACACAGATAATCTCTTAG
- a CDS encoding heavy metal translocating P-type ATPase — protein sequence MSSSDLAVISISSALLLFIAWFFFGPRRITQTKESESEQSILITLKGGYSPDTIEAILGVPLHITFDRQESGSCTEKVVFSDFGIVADLPAFKSTVVTLIPNKEGVFDFACGMNMVHGKLIVKSGRHSVPADLENKSLNTIEIQELEHPKDSNVEINDNSIERLTEIRGLRRRVLAGSILTLPILLAITGNAIGIWTPAFLVNHWTQFILITPVMFIVGAPIHRIGWLTLRHRTAEMNTLITIGTSAAYAFSTFVTFAPNLLPANMRDVYFEAVGVIITLILLGRYLEEKAKAGTGEAIRLLLNLQPQTARVIRSGVEVELAIDSVVEGDEILVRPGEKIPVDGKIISGHSSVDESMVTGESIPVEKILGNSVIGATINGTGALHIRATRVGSNSVLSQIIGLVRAAQASKAPIQRLVDSISSVFVPLVIATSIVVFAIWYVVGPRPTFTSALIAAVSVLIIACPCALGLATPLSVMIGTGKGATSGILIRSAKALETSLKISAIILDKTGTITYGKPVLTDVIVLSGFNETEVLSLVASAEFQSEHPLSTAIVHTARERGLTFSAVTDFQSITGQGIRIKIGIDEILIGNQLLLTSNSVEVKELLKFSDQLSREGKTAMLVAVNGIAAGVLGVADVVRPTSYASIAALHRLGIRTLMITGDNQLTANAIGAQIGITETDIRAQVLPAGKVDAVIELQKLGLSVAMVGDGINDAPALAQANVGFAVSSGTDVAIEAADITLMSGSIQGVVTAIALSRETMKNIKQNLFFALIYNGIGIPVAAGVFYPFFGLRLSPMIAAAAMALSSLSVVLNANRLRGWKPVS from the coding sequence ATGAGCTCTTCCGATCTTGCAGTAATCTCAATAAGTAGTGCCCTGCTACTCTTCATTGCTTGGTTTTTCTTTGGTCCACGTCGCATCACTCAAACTAAAGAGAGCGAATCAGAACAAAGCATTCTCATAACACTCAAAGGTGGATATTCACCTGACACTATTGAGGCAATTTTGGGTGTTCCATTACACATTACATTTGACCGTCAAGAGTCCGGCTCCTGTACTGAAAAGGTTGTTTTTTCAGACTTTGGTATTGTTGCCGATTTACCCGCCTTCAAAAGCACTGTTGTGACTTTAATCCCTAATAAAGAGGGCGTTTTTGATTTTGCGTGTGGAATGAATATGGTGCACGGAAAACTAATAGTAAAATCTGGGAGACACTCGGTTCCCGCTGATTTGGAAAATAAGAGTTTAAATACCATTGAAATCCAAGAGCTGGAACATCCAAAGGATTCGAATGTTGAAATAAACGATAATTCTATTGAGAGATTAACTGAAATTCGCGGGCTCAGGCGCCGAGTACTTGCAGGTTCAATTTTAACATTGCCAATATTACTGGCTATTACTGGAAATGCCATTGGAATTTGGACTCCCGCATTTCTCGTCAATCATTGGACACAATTCATTTTGATTACACCAGTGATGTTCATTGTTGGGGCTCCAATTCACAGAATTGGGTGGCTCACTCTCCGCCATCGTACGGCGGAAATGAACACACTTATAACCATTGGAACTAGCGCAGCCTATGCATTTAGCACTTTTGTAACATTTGCTCCAAACCTATTACCAGCGAATATGAGAGACGTTTACTTTGAAGCTGTCGGAGTAATTATTACTCTCATTCTTTTGGGTCGTTATTTAGAGGAAAAAGCAAAGGCTGGGACTGGAGAGGCGATTCGACTTCTGCTAAATCTTCAACCACAAACAGCCCGTGTAATTCGAAGTGGTGTTGAAGTCGAGCTTGCTATAGATTCAGTAGTCGAAGGTGATGAGATCCTTGTGCGGCCAGGAGAGAAAATTCCAGTGGATGGAAAAATTATTTCTGGTCACTCATCGGTTGATGAATCTATGGTTACCGGTGAGTCAATACCAGTTGAAAAAATATTGGGAAACTCCGTTATTGGAGCAACCATTAATGGAACAGGAGCATTGCATATTCGCGCGACGAGAGTCGGTTCAAATTCTGTCCTCTCGCAGATAATTGGTCTGGTCCGCGCAGCTCAAGCGTCAAAAGCGCCAATTCAACGCTTGGTTGACTCAATTAGTTCAGTGTTTGTGCCTCTCGTAATTGCAACATCAATAGTTGTGTTTGCCATTTGGTATGTAGTTGGCCCTAGGCCAACATTTACTAGCGCTCTCATTGCTGCGGTTTCCGTATTAATTATTGCCTGCCCTTGCGCCTTAGGGTTAGCGACACCATTATCAGTAATGATTGGAACAGGCAAAGGCGCAACTTCTGGAATTCTCATTAGATCAGCTAAAGCACTTGAAACGTCTCTGAAAATATCAGCGATAATTCTCGATAAAACGGGAACAATAACTTATGGGAAGCCGGTTTTGACAGATGTAATCGTCTTAAGCGGATTTAACGAGACTGAAGTTTTATCCCTTGTTGCAAGTGCCGAATTTCAGAGTGAACATCCTCTTTCCACCGCCATTGTCCATACAGCACGCGAACGGGGACTTACATTTTCAGCTGTAACGGATTTCCAATCTATAACAGGTCAAGGTATACGAATCAAGATTGGAATCGATGAAATCCTGATCGGTAACCAGTTACTACTGACTTCAAACTCAGTAGAAGTTAAAGAATTGTTAAAATTCTCCGACCAACTTTCGCGAGAAGGTAAGACTGCAATGCTAGTCGCGGTTAACGGTATTGCCGCTGGAGTTTTGGGAGTGGCAGATGTGGTTCGGCCGACAAGTTATGCATCAATTGCAGCTTTGCACCGTCTTGGTATTCGAACTCTCATGATAACGGGTGATAATCAACTTACGGCAAATGCAATCGGTGCACAGATTGGAATCACTGAAACCGATATTCGAGCACAAGTACTTCCAGCAGGCAAAGTTGATGCGGTCATTGAGTTACAAAAACTTGGGCTCTCGGTGGCTATGGTCGGTGATGGAATTAATGACGCGCCTGCTCTTGCGCAAGCCAATGTTGGCTTCGCAGTTTCTTCTGGAACTGATGTCGCCATTGAAGCCGCCGACATAACTCTCATGTCTGGTTCGATTCAAGGCGTCGTCACGGCTATAGCACTGAGTCGAGAGACAATGAAGAACATTAAGCAGAATCTCTTTTTTGCTCTTATTTATAATGGCATTGGAATTCCAGTGGCTGCAGGAGTTTTTTATCCCTTCTTTGGATTAAGACTTAGTCCAATGATTGCAGCCGCAGCCATGGCGCTAAGTTCTCTTTCAGTGGTACTTAATGCGAATCGACTCCGTGGATGGAAACCGGTGAGCTAA
- a CDS encoding 4Fe-4S binding protein: MKVIETSQEIEDQGIEPKGFDLLTIPPVKAMLKSKYFPKIFQIPVAAVFGLIGYQLLAGPSSAHDNPGTALMWVLWWPLIPIVFLFLGRFWCAICPFATLSDFVQKLVGVNRPVPVFLKKYGIWLIDAMFIIITWADHVFGIVASPWGSGILLLLITFAVIVSGAFFQRRTFCRYLCFLGGLSGNYARTGMISLRANTDICQTCASKAACFNGTDKAPACPLFMFPRTMDSNANCTLCANCIKNCPNDAITLTLRPPTKELWFIRNPKIEESFLAMAIMGIVLIQNITMLEIWEKILNRVESFTGITNTALIFTAVFAIGVMSPVLLLSLSSKIAARRNTENWVKNFARFGYALIPLDIAGHVAHNLFHLLAEGKSIYYSVASMFGSQASGSAALVGNGTIQILQFVILALGLWGSLYTAYRITKRRYSAAKVRTATLAPFAVLICVLTALNVVLFLLPMAHRV, translated from the coding sequence ATGAAAGTAATCGAGACGTCACAAGAGATAGAGGATCAGGGAATTGAACCAAAGGGATTTGATTTACTAACAATTCCTCCAGTAAAAGCAATGTTGAAGAGCAAATATTTCCCGAAAATATTTCAAATCCCCGTAGCCGCAGTATTTGGTCTCATTGGATATCAACTCCTGGCTGGTCCAAGTAGTGCCCACGATAATCCAGGCACTGCCTTAATGTGGGTTTTGTGGTGGCCGCTAATACCAATAGTTTTTCTTTTTCTGGGTAGGTTTTGGTGTGCAATCTGCCCATTTGCGACGTTATCTGATTTTGTACAAAAGTTAGTTGGGGTAAATCGTCCAGTTCCAGTATTTCTAAAAAAATATGGAATTTGGCTCATCGATGCAATGTTTATCATAATTACTTGGGCCGACCATGTCTTTGGAATTGTCGCTTCTCCTTGGGGTTCAGGAATTCTCTTACTTCTCATCACTTTCGCGGTTATTGTTTCAGGGGCATTCTTTCAACGACGAACCTTCTGTCGTTACCTTTGCTTTCTAGGTGGCCTCTCAGGTAACTACGCGCGAACAGGTATGATCTCGCTCCGAGCAAATACCGACATCTGCCAAACCTGTGCATCTAAAGCCGCTTGTTTTAATGGGACGGATAAAGCACCAGCCTGTCCCCTCTTTATGTTTCCTCGAACAATGGATTCAAATGCAAACTGCACGTTGTGCGCAAACTGCATTAAAAACTGTCCAAATGACGCAATTACTTTAACGCTTCGCCCACCTACAAAAGAGCTTTGGTTTATTCGAAACCCAAAGATTGAAGAGTCATTTCTTGCTATGGCAATTATGGGAATTGTGCTCATTCAAAACATCACAATGCTTGAAATTTGGGAGAAAATCTTAAATAGAGTTGAAAGCTTTACTGGGATAACTAATACAGCATTAATCTTTACCGCTGTATTCGCTATTGGCGTCATGTCTCCCGTTCTACTTCTCTCGCTCAGTTCGAAAATAGCAGCGCGACGAAATACGGAGAACTGGGTCAAAAATTTCGCGCGCTTTGGATACGCCTTGATTCCTCTAGATATAGCCGGGCATGTTGCACATAACCTCTTCCATCTTCTTGCAGAAGGAAAATCAATCTATTACTCAGTGGCATCAATGTTTGGGAGCCAGGCATCAGGTTCAGCTGCACTTGTTGGAAATGGAACAATTCAAATTCTGCAGTTTGTAATCCTAGCTTTAGGGTTATGGGGCTCGCTATATACCGCCTACCGAATCACTAAACGTCGTTACAGTGCAGCTAAAGTCCGTACAGCAACTCTTGCGCCTTTTGCAGTTTTGATTTGCGTACTAACAGCACTAAATGTTGTGCTATTTCTACTGCCTATGGCCCATCGCGTATAG
- a CDS encoding MFS transporter: protein MPIKFTPFKEFTSILNPHSRRIILGISLNAIGGGMTLSLLMVYLHDIRGFTTTFGGLLMAWGAFTGIIGTGPLGALVDRIGPKKVLIPGLLIASYAALSFSEVTTHSQAIISMTLFSLGGQCIWPAQMVILTRVTPETDRAKIFGFNFMFLNLGLGIGGLLSSLIIKESSVISFQLMYWVDSLTYLLYFLIILGLKTPHAGKYIAKDHEPKSGSYREIFSRKDLTILTFAGVILLTFGYGPLQSGIPIYATQYLGLSPKWLGVIFGVNTISIVIFQPFVLRVLEKYSKYSALMSVGIIWALSWLAVGISPYVPLFVGGIALCVSQLIFAFGEMVHAPTSPALLQELTPEHIRGRASALISLQWGLSGIVGPAMAGILIGANLEQLWVVLMVIGVLIPIPFFAYVKKLHPVT from the coding sequence ATGCCCATCAAGTTCACTCCTTTTAAAGAGTTCACTTCAATTCTCAATCCCCATTCTCGCCGCATAATTCTAGGAATCTCTTTGAACGCTATAGGGGGAGGCATGACGCTTTCGCTCTTAATGGTCTATCTTCACGATATTCGGGGCTTTACAACTACTTTCGGCGGATTACTGATGGCTTGGGGTGCCTTTACGGGGATTATCGGCACAGGACCATTAGGTGCCCTAGTCGATCGAATCGGTCCAAAAAAAGTACTTATTCCGGGTCTGTTAATCGCTTCATATGCGGCGCTCTCATTTTCAGAGGTCACAACTCATAGCCAAGCAATAATTTCAATGACGCTTTTTTCTCTTGGAGGTCAATGTATTTGGCCCGCCCAAATGGTTATTTTAACGCGCGTAACACCAGAGACAGATCGCGCAAAAATATTTGGCTTTAATTTTATGTTTCTTAATTTAGGCCTTGGTATTGGAGGTCTGCTTTCATCTCTGATTATTAAAGAAAGCTCTGTTATCTCATTCCAGCTTATGTATTGGGTGGACTCACTCACTTATCTTTTGTATTTCCTAATTATTCTAGGGCTTAAGACCCCGCATGCAGGTAAATATATTGCGAAGGACCATGAACCTAAAAGTGGAAGTTATCGTGAAATATTTTCCAGAAAAGATCTGACTATCCTTACTTTTGCTGGAGTAATTCTCTTGACTTTTGGTTATGGACCACTTCAATCTGGAATTCCAATTTATGCAACCCAATATCTTGGTCTCTCACCTAAATGGCTAGGTGTAATTTTCGGCGTCAATACAATCTCAATCGTTATATTCCAACCATTTGTACTTAGAGTTCTCGAAAAATACTCAAAATACTCAGCACTTATGTCGGTTGGAATAATTTGGGCGCTCTCTTGGCTTGCCGTAGGAATCTCGCCATATGTTCCTCTCTTTGTTGGAGGAATTGCTCTATGTGTGAGTCAACTTATTTTTGCTTTCGGAGAAATGGTTCATGCGCCCACTAGTCCAGCTCTGCTTCAAGAGTTGACTCCCGAACACATTCGTGGCCGCGCCAGCGCTTTAATCTCTCTGCAATGGGGGTTATCAGGGATAGTTGGCCCTGCTATGGCTGGAATCCTCATTGGTGCCAATCTCGAGCAGCTGTGGGTCGTATTAATGGTGATCGGAGTATTGATTCCTATTCCATTCTTTGCCTATGTCAAAAAACTGCATCCAGTCACGTGA
- a CDS encoding sensor histidine kinase, with protein sequence MKTDEKHYFKRAYQFVSRRLRELIYILSSFPILLALFLIVTTALSTGGFIPLAVLVILVLLTAMEFLARFEVKRTNWLLKSGIEPSHDSWFKEKFFSWEGAKERATSARSWLAVAYVFLAFGLSILGLVVALLALTAVAGVLVVVGVIILNPTSGTFHLNQGSFSGDLNINLDSKNFQAHFLGFDIQEGPIDGSFNWTYSSPLYLFLSILLIVAAVALVPVIAKWQKELVVRFLSARSIAEIFYSSDRRRKTAVNVGSQDRNRIERDLHDGVQARLTISGMEIDRARQLAEKAEDKELAETLERAALQTSHAMQEIRNLVKGLRPALLEKGGLAAALNSLGAQQKFTVSINAEIERPSAEIESALYLICSEAMTNVGRHAKASSMSIDIKSNGKLITLDIVDNGRGGAKESNGTGLKNMKDRTDSLGGEFILMSPEGGPTKIKIIVPCE encoded by the coding sequence ATGAAAACAGATGAAAAACACTATTTTAAGCGTGCATACCAGTTCGTTTCTCGAAGGCTCCGAGAGTTAATTTACATCCTCTCAAGTTTCCCCATTCTCTTAGCCCTATTTCTTATCGTGACTACAGCCTTATCGACAGGAGGCTTCATTCCCCTGGCGGTACTGGTGATTTTGGTCTTGCTCACAGCGATGGAGTTTTTAGCGCGCTTTGAGGTTAAGAGAACTAACTGGCTACTAAAGAGCGGTATTGAGCCTTCACATGATTCATGGTTCAAGGAGAAATTCTTCTCGTGGGAGGGCGCTAAAGAGCGAGCAACTTCGGCACGTAGCTGGCTGGCAGTTGCCTATGTCTTTTTGGCTTTTGGTCTTTCAATTTTGGGGTTAGTTGTTGCTCTCCTAGCCCTCACTGCAGTTGCCGGTGTATTGGTCGTAGTAGGAGTGATTATTTTGAATCCAACGAGCGGAACGTTCCATCTTAACCAGGGTAGTTTTAGCGGAGATCTCAATATCAACCTTGATTCAAAGAATTTTCAAGCACACTTTTTGGGTTTTGATATACAAGAGGGACCAATCGATGGAAGTTTTAATTGGACTTACTCATCACCACTTTACCTCTTTCTTTCTATACTATTAATTGTTGCTGCAGTTGCTCTGGTCCCAGTGATTGCCAAATGGCAAAAAGAGTTAGTGGTCAGGTTTTTAAGTGCACGCTCAATAGCTGAAATCTTCTACAGTTCAGATCGACGCAGAAAGACAGCGGTCAATGTTGGATCTCAAGATCGAAACAGAATTGAGCGTGATTTACATGATGGAGTGCAAGCAAGGCTCACCATCTCAGGAATGGAAATCGATCGTGCTCGGCAGTTAGCTGAGAAAGCTGAGGATAAAGAGTTAGCAGAGACGTTAGAACGGGCGGCATTGCAGACATCACATGCCATGCAGGAGATTCGAAATCTTGTAAAGGGTTTAAGGCCAGCGTTATTGGAAAAGGGTGGTCTGGCAGCGGCTCTGAACTCTTTAGGAGCTCAGCAAAAGTTCACGGTTAGTATCAACGCCGAAATTGAACGACCTTCGGCAGAAATTGAATCTGCTCTGTATTTAATCTGTTCTGAAGCAATGACCAATGTCGGCCGCCATGCTAAAGCGAGCTCGATGTCTATAGATATTAAGAGTAATGGGAAACTTATTACGTTGGATATTGTGGACAATGGTCGAGGCGGGGCGAAAGAGTCGAATGGCACCGGACTTAAAAACATGAAAGATCGCACCGATTCTCTTGGAGGTGAGTTCATCCTCATGAGTCCAGAGGGTGGGCCTACAAAAATCAAGATTATTGTGCCATGCGAATAG
- a CDS encoding response regulator transcription factor, with translation MRIVIAEDVALLREGIVRLLLERGHEVVAEISDAREILKTAKELHPDLMIVDIRMPPTHTDDGLRAAIEVRTKISPKIPVLILSQYIESFYASLLLDDDQSGVGYLLKDRVTNINEFMTSLDEIANGGTVLDPEVVSSLMHSAKDLALQSLTVREREILALMAQGKSNVGISTTIFITEGAVEKHISNILSKLGLINEENNHRRVLAAIRYLNR, from the coding sequence ATGCGAATAGTTATTGCCGAAGATGTCGCGCTTCTTCGAGAAGGAATCGTGCGTTTGCTTTTGGAACGGGGTCACGAAGTCGTAGCAGAAATCAGTGATGCTCGCGAAATACTAAAAACCGCTAAAGAACTTCACCCCGACCTCATGATTGTAGATATACGTATGCCCCCGACCCACACAGATGACGGGCTTCGTGCGGCAATAGAAGTTCGAACTAAGATATCTCCAAAGATCCCAGTCCTCATTTTGTCGCAATATATTGAATCTTTTTATGCATCACTTTTATTAGATGATGATCAATCCGGTGTCGGCTATCTTTTAAAAGACAGAGTAACAAACATCAATGAATTCATGACATCCCTTGATGAAATAGCTAATGGAGGAACCGTCCTAGATCCCGAAGTTGTGAGTTCTCTCATGCATAGTGCCAAGGACTTAGCTCTACAATCCTTGACCGTTCGAGAAAGAGAAATCCTAGCGCTTATGGCACAAGGTAAATCAAATGTAGGAATATCTACAACAATCTTTATCACTGAAGGAGCAGTTGAAAAACACATATCCAATATTTTAAGCAAACTTGGATTAATTAATGAAGAAAACAACCATCGAAGAGTATTGGCAGCGATTAGATATCTGAACCGATGA